In Malus sylvestris chromosome 15, drMalSylv7.2, whole genome shotgun sequence, a single genomic region encodes these proteins:
- the LOC126605668 gene encoding 60S ribosomal protein L30-like, translating into MVAPKKTKKTHESINTRLALVMKSGKYTLGYKTVIDSLRNSKGKLIIISNNCPPLRKSEIEYYAMLAKVGVHHYNGNNVELGTACGKYFWVSCLSIIDAGDSDIIKTLPGGQ; encoded by the exons ATGGTGGCcccgaagaagacgaagaagaccCATGAGAGCATCAACACCAGGCTCGCTCTCGTCATGAAGAGTGGCAAGTACACTCTTGGCTACAAGACCGTCATCGATTCCCTTCGCAACTCCAAAG GGAAGCTAATTATCATTTCCAACAATTGCCCACCTCTGCGGAAGTCAGAGATCGAGTACTATGCTATGCTTGCCAAGGTTGGGGTTCACCACTACAATGGAA ACAATGTTGAGCTCGGTACAGCATGTGGAAAGTACTTCTGGGTGTCTTGCCTTAGCATCATTGATGCAG GTGATTCGGATATTATCAAGACGCTGCCTGGTGGTCAGTGA
- the LOC126602081 gene encoding uncharacterized protein LOC126602081, whose product MHLYNNTMQIPNEPRPCQNQTPTRLGFGFKALILDPKKNPSHKTCSMTLSDLLSPTSSSLLSGDYIGMESSTDVLKDGEDHQLLPKVTGSGGDGHDGNFGQRVRSRREQKWALKNKEFPPPIPLLARTENLPSRMPWVLKRHCTDDGRLILTEEKVRHHEYFRAHRSNGRLTLQLIPLDDEILISPFACYGNGNGNENENMNENENHNGNDDDNDVGDGGRDDNNGCEDDDEDDVVEDKKNSGTGASAASAGKCFSFNSVGTGSPCIFGVPVRSTIRHVHS is encoded by the coding sequence ATGCACTTGTATAATAACACCATGCAGATCCCCAATGAGCCTCGCCCATGCCAAAACCAAACTCCAACCCGCCTAGGATTTGGTTTCAAGGCCTTAATCCTAGACCCCAAAAAAAACCCATCTCATAAAACTTGCTCCATGACGCTCTCCGACTTGCTATCCCCAACTTCCTCTTCTCTTTTGAGTGGAGATTACATTGGAATGGAGAGCTCGACTGACGTGCTTAAGGACGGTGAGGATCATCAACTGCTACCGAAGGTGACCGGTAGTGGTGGTGATGGGCATGATGGTAATTTTGGTCAGAGGGTAAGGAGTAGGAGGGAGCAAAAATGGGCATTGAAGAATAAGGAGTTTCCACCTCCTATACCTTTGTTGGCACGCACTGAGAACTTGCCCTCTCGTATGCCTTGGGTGTTGAAGAGGCATTGCACAGATGATGGGAGATTGATTCTCACGGAGGAGAAGGTTAGGCATCATGAGTACTTCAGGGCTCATAGGTCAAATGGCAGGCTCACTTTGCAGCTTATACCGCTTGATGATGAGATTTTGATTTCCCCATTTGCTTGCTATGGGAATGGGAATGGGAATGAGAACGAGAACATGAATGAGAACGAGAATCATAATGGGAATGATGATGATAATGATGTTGGTGATGGTGGCCGCGACGACAACAATGGTTGTGAAGATGATGACGAGGATGATGTGgttgaagataaaaaaaatagtggGACTGGGGCATCAGCAGCTTCAGCCGGGAAGTGCTTTAGTTTCAATAGCGTGGGAACAGGTTCACCCTGCATATTTGGAGTGCCAGTGCGGTCAACCATCAGGCATGTTCACAGTTAG